The window ATCCACATGACAATATGGAAATCATCACCATTCCATTATCAGGGATTTTAGAACATAAGGACAGCATGGGCAATGTTGCCCAAATAAAAACAGGAGAGGTTCAAGTGATGAGTGCCGGTACAGGAGTAACTCATTCTGAATACAACGGTAGCCAAACGGAAGAATTAAAGTTGTTTCAAATCTGGCTGTTCCCTAATAAGAAGGATGTCACGCCTAGGTACGACGAGTTAAAATTGAATATAGAGGATAGAAAGAATAAGTTTCAGCAAATACTTTCTCCCTCGCCAGATGATGATGGAGTTTGGATTCACCAGCAAGCATGGATGCATATGATATCCATGGAAGCAAATACAGATAAGGTGTATCAATTCAAGTCGACTGGAAGCGGTGTTTATGTAATGGTCATTTCTGGAACTGTAGAAATCGATGGCACAACATTAAAAGATAGGGATGCTATAGGAGTATGGGACGCAGATCAATTTAAAGTTACTTCTAAAGAATCAGCGGAGTTGTTATTGATAGAAGTGCCCATGGAATTATAAACCAAGTAAGCAGAATTAAGAGATGGTTTTGCCTTTGTGATTTTGTCAAGGGTGTCATGAAATTATGTTTTGTCTACAGAATTGCATGAATTTGGTTTCGATTTCCAGAATCTCCACCCCTCGGTTTGGGTTGATTTTGATTTACAAACCCTCTCATGGTTGTATAAAATGCAGTTGATCGGATGTTGAGTTAGGGGGAGAGAGAGGTAGTTGAGATAGATTTAGAGTGAGGGACAAAAAAAGATTGTGTTTTTCAGGTGTTGTAAAATACTGGTTATTTGGGGGTTAAAAAAAAGATTGAAATTATTTCAATTTTTCTTCTAAAAAAGTTTGGTTGGAAAGAAAAAGGCTGCGTATATTTGCACCCGCTTTGCAAGAGACGTTAAGTCAAAAACAAAGCAACGTTCATCGGAAATACTGGAAGACTGGAGTGATAGGGATCGTGAAGAGCCCGTGCTTTAAGTTCCGAGATTTAGATTTTCCGATAAGTTCATTGAGATATTGATTGACAGCACAAAATAAAGAACAGGTTCATTGTTTTTATTAATAATGGATCGGTAAGAAAATAATATAGTGTAAACAGACATAAACGCCAAATGCTTGTAGATATCGTGTTATGGGAGGTCTCCCACAAGAGATCTTTTTAACAAGATTCTACGATGAAGAGTTTGATCCTGGCTCAGGATGAACGCTAGCGGCAGGCCTAACACATGCAAGTCGAGGGGTAACAGGGAGCTTGCTCCGCTGACGACCGGCGCACGGGTGCGTAACGCGTATACAATCTACCTATCACTGAGGGATAGCCCGAAGAAATTTGGATTAACACCTCATGGTACCAGCTAATCGCATGATTTACTGGTTAAAGGTTACGGTGATAGATGAGTATGCGTCCTATTAGTTTGTTGGTAAGGTAACGGCTTACCAAGACTACGATAGGTAGGGGTCCTGAGAGGGAGATCCCCCACACTGGTACTGAGACACGGACCAGACTCCTACGGGAGGCAGCAGTGAGGAATATTGGACAATGGGCGAGAGCCTGATCCAGCCATGCCGCGTGCAGGAAGACGGCCCTATGGGTTGTAAACTGCTTTTGTACGGGAAGAAACCCCTCTACGTGTAGAGGGCTGACGGTACCGTAAGAATAAGCACCGGCTAACTCCGTGCCAGCAGCCGCGGTAATACGGAGGGTGCAAGCGTTATCCGGAATCATTGGGTTTAAAGGGTCCGTAGGCGGGCTAATAAGTCAGTGGTGAAATGCAGGGGCTCAACTCCGGCACTGCCATTGATACTGTTAGTCTTGAATTATTGTGAAGTGGCTAGAATATGTAGTGTAGCGGTGAAATGCTTAGATATTACATAGAATACCGATTGCGAAGGCAGGTCACTAACAATACATTGACGCTGAGGGACGAAAGCGTGGGTAGCGAACAGGATTAGATACCCTGGTAGTCCACGCCGTAAACGATGGTTACTAGCTGTCCGGTACGATTGAGTACTGGGTGGCCAAGCGAAAGTGATAAGTAACCCACCTGGGGAGTACGTTCGCAAGAATGAAACTCAAAGGAATTGACGGGGGCCCGCACAAGCGGTGGAGCATGTGGTTTAATTCGATGATACGCGAGGAACCTTACCAGGGCTTAAATGCAGTATGACAGGCTTAGAAATAGGTTTTTCTTCGGACATATTGCAAGGTGCTGCATGGTTGTCGTCAGCTCGTGCCGTGAGGTGTCAGGTTAAGTCCTATAACGAGCGCAACCCCTATTGCTAGTTGCCAGCGGATAATGCCGGGGACTCTAGTGAGACTGCCGGTGCAAACCGTGAGGAAGGTGGGGATGACGTCAAATCATCACGGCCCTTACGTCCTGGGCCACACACGTGCTACAATGGTAGGGACAGAGAGCAGCCACTTCGCGAGAAGGAGCGAATCTATAAACCCTATCACAGTTCGGATCGTAGTCTGCAACTCGACTACGTGAAGCTGGAATCGCTAGTAATCGCATATCAGCCATGATGCGGTGAATACGTTCCCGGGCCTTGTACACACCGCCCGTCAAGCCATGGAAGCTGGGGGTACCTGAAGTCGGTGACCGCAAGGAGCTGCCTAGGGTAAAACTGGTAACTGGGGCTAAGTCGTAACAAGGTAGCCGTACCGGAAGGTGCGGCTGGAACACCTCCTTTCTGGAGTACCTGAAATAATGGTACCTAAAAACGGGAGTCTTCCATAATGCGCTACATTTATTTGGCGTGTTTGTTTATATTATTATGTATTAGTAGTAACTGTCAATCTTATTTATAAAAAAGTCGAAAGACGTGAGATGCCTTTTGAAGGTATGTCAGAGTCTCATAGCTCAGCTGGTTAGAGCGCTACACTGATAATGTAGAGGTCGGCAGTTCGAGTCTGCCTGAGACTACTTTTTAAAATACGCTTTCGCGAAAGCATAAATCGCGATTAGTTCATTAAAATATTTTATTGGAAATTCTAGAAGTTAGAGGATTCTACATTGGTAATTCTGAATTCATAATTCTGAATTCCATTATGGGGGATTAGCTCAGCTGGCTAGAGCGCCTGCCTTGCACGCAGGAGGTCATCGGTTCGACTCCGATATTCTCCACTACGCCCACCACGGGATCGCTTGCGATACCATGGTCAGCGCCGGGTTACCCCTTTGGGGGCCAGGGGGCCAACGTTCATTGACATATTGAAAAGATTAAACGAGAAACAGATAGGCACATTTTTACAAATGTGTTTGTTATTAATAAAGAATAAGAATACAAGAGCAAGGCGTTAGTTTTATATCGTTATAGAACTAACCAGAATACCATAAGCAAATTAAGGGCGTATGGGGAATGCCTAGGCTCTCAGAGGCGATGAAGGACGTGATAAGCTGCGATAAGTCGCGGGGATCAGCACATATGAATTGATCCGCGAATTTCCGAATGGGGCAACCCAGCATGTTGAAGACATGTTATCCGCAAGGAAGCAAACCTGGTGAACTGAAACATCTAAGTAGCCAGAGGAAGAGAAAACAATAGTGATTCCGCTAGTAGTGGCGAGCGAACGCGGAATAGCCCAAACCACGCAGTTTACGGACTGTGTGGGGTTGTAGGACCACAATATTTGATGCATTTTGAATTAGAATCCACTGGAAAGTGGAGCCATAGAAGGTGATAGCCCTGTATAGGTAAGCAATGTTATTGATAGTGGTATCCTGAGTAGTGCGGGGCACGTGAAACCCTGTATGAATCCGGCGGGACCATCCGCCAAGGCTAAATACTCCTGAGAGACCGATAGTGAACCAGTACCGTGAGGGAAAGGTGAAAAGAACCCTGAATAAGGGAGTGAAATAGAACCTGAAACCATACGCTTACAAGCGGTCGGAGCCACCTAGAGTGGTGACGGCGTGCCTTTTGCATAATGAGCCTACGAGTTACCGTTGTTAGCAAGGTTAAGCACTTCAGGTGCGCAGCCGTAGCGAAAGCGAGTCTGAATAGGGCGATATAGTTAGCAGTGGTAGACGCGAAACCGTGTGATCTACCCATGGGCAGGGTGAAGCTGTGGTAACACACAGTGGAGGCCCGAACCGGTTGACGTTGAAAAGTCTTCGGATGACCTGTGGGTAGGGGTGAAAGGCCAATCAAACTCGGAAATAGCTCGTACTCCCCGAAATGCATTTAGGTGCAGCGTTGATTTAGTTTTATAGAGGTAGAGCTACTGATTGGATGCGGGGGCTTCACCGCCTACCAATTCCTGACAAACTCCGAATGCTATAAAATGATGATCAGCAGTGAGGGCATGGGTGCTAAGGTCCATGTCCGAAAGGGAAAGAACCCAGACCATCAGCTAAGGTCCCCAAATATATGTTAAGTTGAAGAAACGAGGTTGTACTGCACTGACAGCTAGGATGTTGGCTTGGAAGCAGCCATTCATTTAAAGAGTGCGTAACAGCTCACTAGTCGAGCGGTACGGCATGGATAATAATCGGGCATAAACATATTACCGAAGCTATGGACTCTACGGAGTGGTAGGGGAGCATTCTATAGGTGTTGAAGATGGGTCGTGAGGCCTGTTGGAACGTATAGAAACGAAAATGTAGGCATAAGTAACGATAAAGGGGGCGAGAAACCCCCTCACCAAAAGACCAAGGTTTCCTCAGCTATGCTAATCAGCTGAGGGTTAGTCGGGTCCTAACGCGTATCCGAAGGGAGAAGTGGATGGACAACAGGTTAATATTCCTGTACCTGCTCGCATTAAAAGTGACGGAGGTGTAAAACTGGTGCGTACTGACGGAATAGTACGTTGAACCGATTTT of the Nonlabens marinus S1-08 genome contains:
- a CDS encoding pirin family protein, producing the protein MKKTIHPAESRGHANHGWLKANHSFSFASWYDPARIHFGAIRVLNDDTIAPGAGFPTHPHDNMEIITIPLSGILEHKDSMGNVAQIKTGEVQVMSAGTGVTHSEYNGSQTEELKLFQIWLFPNKKDVTPRYDELKLNIEDRKNKFQQILSPSPDDDGVWIHQQAWMHMISMEANTDKVYQFKSTGSGVYVMVISGTVEIDGTTLKDRDAIGVWDADQFKVTSKESAELLLIEVPMEL